A region from the Pontixanthobacter aestiaquae genome encodes:
- the trhO gene encoding oxygen-dependent tRNA uridine(34) hydroxylase TrhO codes for MAGMTQTDAISDPADGPICVAALYQFTPFEDREAIRIPLATLCEEQGVRGTILVAHEGLNGTIAGSEEAIGAVLDHIRSIPGCANIEVKFSGAPKMPFLRMKVRIKKEIVTMGQPDLDPVGNVGTYVAPQDWNDLINDPATIVIDTRNDYEVGIGTFRGAIDPETTSFREFPEWFRAKRAEFKAEGKQPKIAMFCTGGIRCEKSTAFLKSEGMADVYHLKGGILKYLETVPEEESLWEGECFVFDERVSVKHGLEVGTHTLCRACRNPMGPDDLKSELFEDGISCPNCYHTKTEEQRARYAERQKQAELAKQRGEAHIGDDAQENASA; via the coding sequence ATGGCTGGCATGACACAAACCGACGCAATTTCTGATCCTGCAGACGGACCGATCTGCGTTGCGGCATTGTATCAGTTTACGCCGTTCGAGGACCGCGAGGCTATCCGCATTCCGCTCGCCACATTGTGCGAGGAGCAGGGTGTGCGCGGCACTATTCTGGTAGCACATGAGGGGCTGAACGGCACCATCGCCGGTTCGGAAGAAGCCATCGGTGCCGTGCTCGACCATATCCGCTCGATTCCCGGCTGCGCCAATATCGAAGTCAAATTCTCGGGCGCACCCAAGATGCCATTTCTGCGGATGAAAGTGCGGATCAAGAAAGAGATCGTCACCATGGGGCAACCCGATCTCGATCCGGTCGGCAATGTCGGGACCTATGTCGCACCACAGGACTGGAACGATCTGATCAATGATCCCGCCACTATCGTGATCGATACGCGCAATGATTATGAAGTTGGCATCGGCACTTTCAGAGGCGCGATCGATCCCGAAACCACCAGCTTCCGCGAATTTCCCGAATGGTTCCGTGCCAAGCGCGCCGAGTTCAAAGCGGAGGGCAAGCAACCCAAGATCGCCATGTTCTGCACCGGCGGCATCCGATGCGAGAAATCGACCGCCTTCCTCAAAAGCGAGGGGATGGCGGATGTCTATCACCTAAAAGGCGGCATCCTGAAATATCTCGAAACCGTTCCAGAAGAGGAAAGCCTGTGGGAAGGCGAATGCTTTGTCTTCGATGAACGGGTAAGCGTAAAGCACGGGCTCGAAGTTGGAACGCACACATTATGCCGCGCGTGCCGCAATCCGATGGGACCGGACGATTTGAAATCGGAACTGTTCGAAGACGGCATCAGCTGCCCCAATTGCTACCACACCAAGACAGAAGAGCAGCGCGCCCGCTATGCCGAGCGACAGAAGCAGGCAGAACTCGCAAAGCAACGCGGCGAGGCGCATATTGGCGATGATGCGCAGGAGAACGCAAGTGCCTGA
- a CDS encoding glutathione S-transferase, which translates to MADAPILYSFRRCPYAMRARMALAISETEVEHREVVLREKPEAMLEASPKGTVPVVVLEDGTVIEESVDVMRWSLGKNDPEDWLSGDDRDLIAMIDGPFKHHLDRYKYSTRHDTDPEEHRHGAYAILEQLEARLGGQKHLCGDARSMADIATFPFIRQFANTDREWFDAQPLPNLQRWLAEHLESPLFKQIMVKHDQWKESA; encoded by the coding sequence GTGGCAGACGCTCCGATCCTCTACAGCTTCCGCCGCTGCCCCTATGCAATGCGCGCGCGGATGGCGCTCGCGATCAGCGAAACCGAAGTCGAACATCGCGAGGTTGTCCTGCGCGAGAAGCCTGAGGCAATGTTGGAAGCCTCGCCCAAAGGCACCGTGCCGGTAGTGGTGTTGGAGGACGGTACGGTGATTGAAGAAAGCGTGGATGTGATGCGCTGGTCGTTGGGTAAAAACGATCCGGAGGATTGGCTGTCTGGCGATGACCGCGATTTGATCGCGATGATCGACGGGCCGTTCAAGCACCATCTCGACCGCTACAAATATTCGACCCGGCATGACACCGATCCCGAAGAGCATCGGCACGGCGCCTATGCCATTTTGGAGCAATTGGAGGCGCGCCTAGGCGGCCAAAAACATCTGTGCGGCGATGCGCGTAGCATGGCCGATATCGCGACCTTCCCATTCATCCGCCAATTCGCAAATACTGATCGCGAATGGTTCGATGCGCAGCCTCTGCCGAATCTACAGCGTTGGCTCGCCGAACACCTCGAAAGCCCCCTGTTCAAACAGATCATGGTCAAGCATGACCAATGGAAAGAAAGCGCATGA
- a CDS encoding aldo/keto reductase — protein sequence MTDPATLAAPKSRALYKGGPDLSPVAWGMWRFTDDNGSSPQERIEAALDAGITLFDTAAIYGFDGSDGFGGAETLLGTVFGEAPNLRDKIVLATKGGIEPGVPYDSSTDYLNTSLTASMQRLGVDHVELFQVHRPDVLTHPEELADTLQNMVESGKVGAVGVSNFTQAQISALQHYLDIPLATTQPEFSPLNLSPLQNGEFDQAMQNNMAILAWSPLGGGRIANAESTRERSVALRLDSAAKEFGVSRAVAAFSWIAAHPARPIPIIGSQTPARIAEAADIAKVGWTRQGWYEVLQAAMGEKLP from the coding sequence ATGACTGACCCAGCCACTCTCGCAGCCCCGAAATCGCGTGCGCTTTATAAGGGCGGGCCTGACTTATCGCCCGTCGCATGGGGCATGTGGCGATTTACCGACGACAATGGCAGCAGCCCGCAAGAGCGGATCGAAGCTGCGCTGGATGCAGGCATCACCTTGTTCGATACGGCGGCAATTTATGGCTTCGACGGGTCCGACGGTTTCGGCGGTGCGGAAACGTTGCTTGGCACAGTATTCGGCGAGGCACCGAATCTACGCGACAAAATCGTGCTGGCGACCAAAGGCGGGATCGAGCCTGGCGTGCCATATGATTCCTCGACCGACTATTTGAACACGTCGTTGACTGCTTCGATGCAGCGCTTGGGTGTTGATCATGTCGAGCTGTTTCAGGTCCACCGGCCCGATGTGCTGACCCATCCCGAAGAGCTCGCCGACACGTTGCAGAACATGGTCGAGAGCGGAAAGGTCGGTGCAGTTGGCGTCTCAAACTTCACCCAAGCGCAAATTAGCGCCTTGCAGCATTATCTCGATATTCCGCTGGCAACGACCCAGCCCGAATTCTCGCCACTGAACCTTAGTCCGCTGCAGAATGGCGAATTCGATCAGGCGATGCAGAATAATATGGCGATACTTGCCTGGTCACCGCTGGGCGGCGGGCGGATTGCCAATGCCGAAAGCACGCGCGAACGTTCAGTGGCTTTGAGACTCGACAGCGCGGCCAAGGAATTTGGCGTGTCGCGCGCGGTTGCGGCATTCTCTTGGATTGCCGCGCACCCCGCGCGGCCCATTCCTATCATTGGCAGCCAGACCCCAGCGCGCATCGCCGAGGCGGCCGACATCGCCAAGGTGGGCTGGACACGGCAAGGCTGGTATGAGGTATTGCAGGCAGCCATGGGCGAAAAGCTACCTTGA